The nucleotide sequence GGTACGGTTTGTCCCATGATGTCTTCGGCCTTTACGAAAGTCAAAATCCGCCGCCGTCGGAAACGCAGGACGGCGCGGCAGAACACCTTCCTGTCGAACCGATTGAAATTGAGATGGCACCCGGCATGGGAACATATGGCACGCCACCACCTGACGGTTCCTTCGCCGACGGACCAGACAATTCCGAGAAACTTCCATGGGAAAGCGAGGAAGAACCTTCAACTTTCGAAAGGATTCCCATTTTCTCCGTTGACTATGACGGGTTCGATTAAACCACATTAACTGCATCGGCCTGGCATGGGCAAGATCGTTTCCTGTCCCATGCCAGGATCAAGCTGTTTAAGGAACATCGGATTGGCTGACTATCTGAATAACCACGACCATCCGAAGTAATGTTATGACAAAACACTTAAGACTATACTCGCTAGTGAACTCTTGTTTTTATCGCTAGACAGATATATGCTTTTTATTTTTCGCGAGGCAAATAGAGAAATTACCAATATATATTTTTGAACTTCAAAACTTGATATCAAGCAAAATAATTATAACCATATTTTTCAGGATTAAAGACATACATTGGTTCAAGATAACAATTTTCAGACATTGCAGATACAATTGTCATGGGAGCCTTGCTAGGTCTTCGTTCTAGCGTTCAATTCGAACCATATATACTATATGAGGTCAAAAAATAAATTGTCTCGTGATATACTTCAAACATCGTTCTCATCGAATGCTTTTGAACTCGAGATTATCTAGCTGACATATCGCAAGATAGCCAGTGGAGGAGATGAGGCCTTAAACCAGCCGGTAATACTTACTTCAGTATGAAACCAAGGTGGCGCATATGGCGAACGAGATTCATGGCAAATCGAAGTTCAATTTACAACCACCATATGTATGCGATTAGGTGTCGGATGGTTTTGTTCTAGATTTGACTAAACCAAGGGAAGTCCATTTGCAATCGTTCAACCGTAAGGTTAGTGAGAAAACCGAAGTTGCCAATGGATGGCTGCGCATCTGTAAGGGATGCAGAGAGATGTTGATCCATAAACTTACTGAAAATATTGTCTTGATGAAAATGCTTGAATTCATTCCAATGAACAGTTTGCGCGAAAATTACAACAACTTCTTGTCAAGCTATGACTATACTTCAGAAATATACCTTAACTATATCAACATCTCTCGGAAAGCCTGATGCGGGAAAACCGCCCGTCAGGAATTCATGGACGCTTAGAACGGCGACGTTCTTCTCGATCCAAGAAGAACACTTCTTGCCAGCGGCATAACTTTGCTTGCTGGTGGAAGTGTTCTATCTGCAATAGCTACCACGAAGGCCTAGAGTTCTAGGCCTTCATTTTTACGCAATAATTTTGAATACCATGGCCAATTCGTTGGTATAAAAAATATACCGCTCTAAAATCCCATTTACTGCGCTTTTCCCAGATTTCCACAGCCAGTTCCCACTCCACGGCGAAAACCTCGGGAATCGCCGTATAGGGCCAATGCCAGTTTTTACCCGGCGAAAAGTCGATTTTCCGCTCATATTTTCGATTCCAATAGAGAAATATACCAATAAACAAAGGAGATTTCCATGTCAAAGAAAGCTGGTCAGGCAACAAACGACGGAGAAGGACCTTCTGAAAAGAAGAAGGTCGAACCCAAATACAATCCTTCCATTTTGCGCGAATGCATCCAAAAAAACATGGATGCCATCAGCATCATGGAAAAGCTCGGCATCACCCATCGACAAACTTTGAAGCACTGCGTGCTGAAGTTGATGAGTGACGACAAGACCTACTATGAGGTCAAAGGATTGTATCTCAAGAACTCAAGTCGCCCTCGGGTGAACAAAAAGATGGAGCTTAAAATCCATCTGAAGAATCTTGATCTTCGAGAACTCGCCGTGGCTGAAGGGGACGAGTTTACTGTCATGGTCGAAAATGAAATGATCATATTGACCAAAGTTTGACTACTACAATCTCCATCGATGAAAGCCACACCTCCGGGTGTGGTTTTTTATTTATGCGAACATCCTTTCTCTCAAACTTCGCTGTATTATAGAGAAATTATCCATATAGCCAATGTACGTTTCTACATAAAAACGTACTTTCCCCGGCAAAAACCTGATTCGGCGTTAGAATTTAACCAGTTACAGGCTGCTTGGGAGTCCTAGTCCTGGGAGCTGGCTTTTTAGAAGTCCGACTTCGCCCACCTAAACTGCAATAATTGCATTGGAGTAAAAGATGAAGGTCGAACCAATTACTGAACCAAAGTCCATTAAGAGCATCAAGAAAATCCTTTCTGACAACCATCGAGACAAATTACTGTTCATCATGGGCATCAACACTGGGCTTCGCGTGCAGGACTTACTTGCGCTTAAAAAGAAGGACGTCAAAGACGTCCAAGCTGGAGAGCGAGTAATCTTACGCGAGAAGAAGACTGGCAAGGAAAACGTCTTCATTATTAACAAGGAGATCAAGACTGCCCTTGACGAGCATCTATCAACAGCAAAGCTAGAAGACAACCACTACTTATTCAAAAGTAGAAAAGGTTCGAACTATCCGCTTTCGACATATGCCGTCACCAAGTACGTCAAAGCATGGGCTGAAGCTGTGAATCTCAAAGGAAACTACGGAGCCCATACCTTGCGCAAAACCTGGTGCTACCACCAGCGCAAGACCTTCGGTGTCTCCTGGGAAGTTTTGGCGAAGCGGCTGAACCATTCCAGCCCGTCGATTACGCGCCGGTACCTTGGCATCCAAGAGGAGGAGGTAGAGGAGATTTTGCTCAACACAATCTAATCAATACAGGGGCTTATTAGGCCCCTGTATCAATTAACACTGTTGCGCAGAAGACCAAACAACACTTCAAAGCATAACGACGATAAATCTATCATTAACGACTAAACATTAATTTATGCTTTCTTATCTGGAGAAGCAATCATGGACGGAGGAGATGACTAGTTGTCTTGGGCCATTCTACGATTTAAAACATGCTGCGAAGTATTGTGGATACAGCACTTCATACTTCGCAAAGTTAATTAAAAAGAAAAGCATTAAACGATATGGACCGTCTCAATCGCGGTTTGCTCGTGCTGATTTAGATCGATTAATGGCCAATCCAGAAAGTTTCTCATCTAGTCTCGAAATTAAACCTAGAACTCCTATCGAACTTGAGGTGTAACATGTCCGTTCATATGCGGAAAAACAACGGCACCTACTACGTTGCCTACCGGAATGCCGAGGGCAAGCAGACGACCAAAACCTTCGGCAAGGGCCGGGAGGGACGCAGGGCGGCCCAGAAATTCGACAAGCAGGTCAAGGACCACGGCCCGGTCCCGCCGAGCACCCCTGAGGCCATCTCCGAAGTGGTGGCCGTCGCCGACAAGATTTATCTCGACCAACTGGCCCAGATGTATATCAACACGAGGAAGGTCGAAGGAACAACGGTCAAAACCCTTAATGAGATCAGGTCGTTCCTGAAGAAACACCTGATACCCGTCTTCGCTCAACGACCCATCGACGAGATTCGTTACGATGAGATATTGACGATCGTGGGCAAGGCCTACGCCGATCATTCCCCCGTCACGCGGGGAAGGTATCTGTCCTACCTGAAGACCGTCTTTCAGTTCGGGGTCAAACAGGACCTCATCGAAAAGAACCCGCTGCGCCACTGGAAGAAAGCAAAAGAGCACCCCCGTGACACCAAGCTGACCGTCGCTGACCTTATGAAGATCAAGGCCGTCGCGGCCCCGCATCTGGCCTGGGCCATCGAGATCGCCTGGAACCTGGGCGTCCGCACCGGGGAATCCGAACTCTTCGCCCTGAAATGGGCCGACGTCGACTGGGCACAATCGACCGTCAAGGTCTTCGCCACCAAAACCAAATCGGCAAGGGTGATCCCGATCTCTCCCGAGTTCATGGCTCGGCTGAAGGAAATGCAGGGACGCGCCAAGACCGAATATTTGATCGAATACGCCGGCCGGCCCGTCAAACAGTTCCGGATGTCGTTCCGGTCAGCCTGCAAGCGGGCTGAAATCCCTTACCACGTGGTCCTCTATGACATCCGCCATCTGTTAGCCACCACCCTCCTTCAGGAAGGCGGCGACTTATCGGCGGTGAGCAAGCTTATGGGGCACTCGTCGGTGCACATGACTGCGAACCAGTATTACCACCTGCTCGGTGACGAGAAGCGTCGCACCATCGCCAAGTTGCCGAGCTTGAACGCCTAACAGATTGTTTTGACAGGGGAGTGGGCCATTTGGTCTACTCCCTATTTTCATTATCAAATTCAAATTTCCTGAGACTTAAGGTACATAAAAAAGTTTTGATCGACATATGGGATATGATTCATAATCCAAGTCACTAAAAAAGTAATCACATCAACCCGCAAAGACATCGAATCTAAGCGTTCGTCAACAATAAACCTATCGATGCTCACAAGAAAGTCATTATGACTAGAAATGTGTTCATTAAGCATGGGGTAACCAGAAGATCGCATCAAAGACTCTTCTTCAGAAAAATGATACCTAGCATATCTATACAAATCAACCAGCAACACACGAATATCACCAAGGACATATTTTTTTTCTATAGAATCCTGAAGTTTATTAATGTAAACAAAAAGTCTCTCATGCTGACTGTCTATCTTGCTGTGACCAACAGAAAGGTAGTCATCCCACTGCGCAATTGGCATCAGCGCTCCTAAACTTTAGCCATACAGCCCAAATTAACGTGCACACGGAAAAATTGACACATCCTCTCACCATTCCGGCTCAACATTTATAACGCCAAACTGAGCAACATTATTCTTTCCAGTACCTTTTACATCGTACATAGCCTTATCTGCACAATTCAAAAGTTCATCCGACGACATACCCAACTGATACCCAGCGACCCCAATAGACACCGTAAATCGAATCGATCCATCTGCCAGCTTTCCGTTAATCCTTGGCTTGAATTCATAATTTTGAACAGCCAAACGTATTGCATCAGAATGCAGTAATGCTTCATCAACAGAAACAGCACACACAACAACCAGTTCGTCTCCACCATACCGAGCGGCAAACCACCCATATTTTTCAGAATGCGCACTGATAATTTTCGCTAAAGTCCTCAAGACATCGTCACCAACTTGATGACCATATGTGTCATTGACTTCTTTAAAATTATCAATATCAAGCATTAAGACAGAAAGAGGACTATTATCAACTTGATTTTGTTCTATAGCAGTCCGAAGGTAAGACTCAAGATACCGACGATTATGAAGTGGAGCCAAAAGCGGGTCAACATTTACTGTTTGTTCAAGAAAGCGTGCCCTCCTTTCCCACTCCTTGGCTTTTTCCTTATAATGCACCAGCATGCTTTTCAGCAGAACTTTCAGCTTTGGCCTCAAAGCTTCGAGGTCATCAGCTTCGGAAAGCACTTCCAATGTCTCCCGCCCGAAAGCGTTCAGCAATTTTCCGCGCTCTTGTTCTGAAGACAACGACTCACTTATAAATTCATTAACAACCATGGCCAATGAGGAGGTAACCTTTATCTGGGACTCAAGTTCCTCTTCCGCAGCGACAGTGGCCTGGTTGCTTGCTATAAACACCTCAAGATCATCAATGATCTGCTCAAATTTGCCATCCAAAGAACCATTATTCGCCAATCTACCAAAGACGCTTCTTTGCATAGCTGACTTTTGTTCATCCGTAAATATAGAAAAGTTACTAACCAAGTTTCTAACAAAAAGAACAACTGCTAGCCAGGACAGGTCATTACCACATCCAATTTTATGCATTTCGGAACAAATTTTTTTAATAGCGCAAGAATCGCTTTGACAATCTGTCGACATATAGTCCCCTTGATAACGCCCAACATCTACTATCCATTTTAGATCAATCGCACCACCAGCACAAGTACAGCCTCTAAAAAAAATGGTATCCTCAAATCTGTCGACTGGTCGCTTCGGGCTTCAGGAGAAATGAGGCCATCTGCCTAAAATTTAATCCGCTCACCACAGCCCGATCAGAAAAACTCGTAATTCCGGGCCATCTACCCCGCCGTCTGCCCGTACACGGGCCAACGTCTGCCCGAATGTTATCCAAAATTACCTCGTTATCCTGTAGGGTTGGCCAAGATGTTATCCAGCCCGGTTATCCACAAGATAAAAGGGGCCAGGCCAAACATGACCTAACCCCTTGAATTAATTCTGGTGCGCCCACAGGGACTCGAACCCCGGACCGTCTGCTTAGAAGGCAGATGCTCTATCCGACTGAGCTACGGGCGCGCGGCACGAAAACTAAACAAGCCGCCCCCTCCGGTCAAGGCCGGCCTTGACGAAAGGCTCCTTGCGGCTCACACTGGCAAATCCCGGGACATTGCCCGCCATAAGGAGACTGGCATGAAGCTGCGCGTGCTCGGATGCTCCGGCTCGGACCTGCCGGGGCACAACCTCACCTCGTTTTGCGTCAACGACACCATCCTCCTCGACGCCGGCTCCGTCACCTCCTCCCTGGACCTCGCCGCTCAGGCCAGGCTCGAACATATTTTCGTCAGCCACAGCCACCTCGACCATATCAAGGACATCCTGTTTCTGGCCGACAACCTCATCGAGTTCTTCGTCGCCGGCAGCCGCGCCCCAGTGGCCATCCACGGCTTGCCCGAAGTCCTCGACGCCATATCCACACACCTTTTAAACGACACCATCTGGCCCGACTTCACCGTCATCCCCACGGATTCGCCGGTGTTGACCTACGCCCCCATGATCCCGGGCGTGCCGGTCGTCATTGGCGATCTCAGCGTCGCCGCCTATCCCGTCAACCACGCCAAGGCCGCCTCGGGCTTCGTCCTGTGGCAGGACGGCGGCACGCGAAACCTCGCCTACACCGGCGACACCGGCCCCTGCGACGACTTCTGGAAGGCCATGGACGCCCTGCCCTTTGCGCTTACAAACCTGATCACCGAGGCCTCCTTCCCCTCTTCCATGGAAGCCCTGGCCACGGCCTCCAAGCACCTGACCCCGAAGCTCCTGCGCGCCGAACTCGACAAACTGCGCGCCCGGCCGGACATCTTCATCTACCACTTAAAGGCCCCGTTCGCCGACGTCATCGTGGACGAACTGGCCCGTGAACTGGCCGGCTACCACTACCGGCTCCTGCGAGAACATGACTGCATCGACATCTGATTTTCCCGATTTCGCCGCCTTTGCGGCCTATCTCGACTCCCTCGGCCTTTTTCACATGGACCTCGGCCCCGGGCGGATGCGCGCGGCCCTGGCCGGGCTTCGCCTGGAAAGCCTGCCCCATCTGGCCGCCCAGGTGGTCGGCACCAACGGCAAGGGTTCCACGGCCGCCTTGCTGGCCGGCCTGCTCGCCGCCCACGGCCTGCCTACGGGGCTGTATCTGTCGCCCCATTTCGTGAGCGTGCGCGAGCGCATCCTCCTGGGCGGCAAGATGATCTCCGAAGAGGATTGGACCCGGGCGGCAAGCGCCGTCCAGGCCGCCGTGGCCGGACGCGGCCTGGACGGCCGACTCACCTATTTTGAACTTTTAACCGCCATGGCCGCCTGGCTCTTCGCCGATCTCGGGGCCGAGGCCGCCGTCTATGAAGCCGGCCTGGGCGGGGCCGGCGACGCCACCACGGCGCTGCCCCGCGACCTGACGCTCTTCACACCCATGGGCCTGGACCACGCCTCGGTCATCGGGCCGACACTCGCCGACATCGCCCTCGACAAGGCCGGAGCGCTTATTCCCAGCGGCCAGGCCGTCACCGGTCCCCAGCCGGCCGAGGCCGCCGCCGTGCTGCGCCGCGAGGCGCTGGCTCGCGGCACGCGGCTTTTCGACGCAGCCGAACTGGCCGCCTACGATCCGTCGTCGCGCCAGGCCACGCTCCTTTTCCCCAAACGCCTGGACGTCCCGGACGTGAAGCTGAAACTCGCTGGGCCGCACCAAGCCCAAAACGCCGCCCTGGCCCTGGCCGGCTTCGCCCTGTGCGCCGAGGCCATGGGCATCGCCCCGGACTCCGAGGCCGTGCGCCGCGCCCTGGCCGAGACCTTCCTGCCCGGACGGCTCCATCTACTGCGTTTGCCGGGCATGGCTCCGGCGTTGCTGCTGGACAGCGCCCACAACCTGCCGGCCCTTACCGCCCTGGAGACTGCCCTCAAGGCCCTGCTCGTCTCGCCCACGGCGCTTATCTTCACCTGCCTGGCCGACAAGGACTTCGAGGCCATGGCGTCGATGGCCGCCCGGCTGACCACCGGCCCCATCTACGTGCCCGAGCTGCCGGGCGTGTCCCGGGCCCGACCGGCGGCCGAAGTCGCCGCCCGCCTGGGCAAGCGCGCCATGGCCGTGGCCGGTCCGCGCGAGGCGCTGGAAGCCGTGGAAAAGCTCGACGGCACGGTGCTTGTCTGCGGCTCCATGTACCTCTTGGCCGCGCTGTTCGCCGACCGCCCAAATTGATCTCGGCCCCGATTCCGGGTATTGGTCGCGCCTTGACGCCTCGCCAACGCCAACCCTTCGGGATCGCCGTGCAAAATCTTTTCCGTCTGCTCCCGCCCGTGGATGCTGTTCTGACCGCCCTCGGCGATGACGTAGGCTTGGCCGCGCTGCCCCGGGCCATGCTGCGCGACGCCGTCACGGCCTACCTCGACGGGCTGCGCGACGACATCCGCGCCGGCCGCCTGACCGAACCGGCCCAGCTCGACCACGGCCTCGTTTTCGCCCAGTGCGC is from Solidesulfovibrio magneticus RS-1 and encodes:
- a CDS encoding tyrosine-type recombinase/integrase; the protein is MKVEPITEPKSIKSIKKILSDNHRDKLLFIMGINTGLRVQDLLALKKKDVKDVQAGERVILREKKTGKENVFIINKEIKTALDEHLSTAKLEDNHYLFKSRKGSNYPLSTYAVTKYVKAWAEAVNLKGNYGAHTLRKTWCYHQRKTFGVSWEVLAKRLNHSSPSITRRYLGIQEEEVEEILLNTI
- a CDS encoding tyrosine-type recombinase/integrase — translated: MSVHMRKNNGTYYVAYRNAEGKQTTKTFGKGREGRRAAQKFDKQVKDHGPVPPSTPEAISEVVAVADKIYLDQLAQMYINTRKVEGTTVKTLNEIRSFLKKHLIPVFAQRPIDEIRYDEILTIVGKAYADHSPVTRGRYLSYLKTVFQFGVKQDLIEKNPLRHWKKAKEHPRDTKLTVADLMKIKAVAAPHLAWAIEIAWNLGVRTGESELFALKWADVDWAQSTVKVFATKTKSARVIPISPEFMARLKEMQGRAKTEYLIEYAGRPVKQFRMSFRSACKRAEIPYHVVLYDIRHLLATTLLQEGGDLSAVSKLMGHSSVHMTANQYYHLLGDEKRRTIAKLPSLNA
- a CDS encoding bacteriohemerythrin — encoded protein: MPIAQWDDYLSVGHSKIDSQHERLFVYINKLQDSIEKKYVLGDIRVLLVDLYRYARYHFSEEESLMRSSGYPMLNEHISSHNDFLVSIDRFIVDERLDSMSLRVDVITFLVTWIMNHIPYVDQNFFMYLKSQEI
- a CDS encoding GGDEF domain-containing protein, producing MSTDCQSDSCAIKKICSEMHKIGCGNDLSWLAVVLFVRNLVSNFSIFTDEQKSAMQRSVFGRLANNGSLDGKFEQIIDDLEVFIASNQATVAAEEELESQIKVTSSLAMVVNEFISESLSSEQERGKLLNAFGRETLEVLSEADDLEALRPKLKVLLKSMLVHYKEKAKEWERRARFLEQTVNVDPLLAPLHNRRYLESYLRTAIEQNQVDNSPLSVLMLDIDNFKEVNDTYGHQVGDDVLRTLAKIISAHSEKYGWFAARYGGDELVVVCAVSVDEALLHSDAIRLAVQNYEFKPRINGKLADGSIRFTVSIGVAGYQLGMSSDELLNCADKAMYDVKGTGKNNVAQFGVINVEPEW
- a CDS encoding 3',5'-cyclic-nucleotide phosphodiesterase, which translates into the protein MKLRVLGCSGSDLPGHNLTSFCVNDTILLDAGSVTSSLDLAAQARLEHIFVSHSHLDHIKDILFLADNLIEFFVAGSRAPVAIHGLPEVLDAISTHLLNDTIWPDFTVIPTDSPVLTYAPMIPGVPVVIGDLSVAAYPVNHAKAASGFVLWQDGGTRNLAYTGDTGPCDDFWKAMDALPFALTNLITEASFPSSMEALATASKHLTPKLLRAELDKLRARPDIFIYHLKAPFADVIVDELARELAGYHYRLLREHDCIDI
- a CDS encoding bifunctional folylpolyglutamate synthase/dihydrofolate synthase codes for the protein MTASTSDFPDFAAFAAYLDSLGLFHMDLGPGRMRAALAGLRLESLPHLAAQVVGTNGKGSTAALLAGLLAAHGLPTGLYLSPHFVSVRERILLGGKMISEEDWTRAASAVQAAVAGRGLDGRLTYFELLTAMAAWLFADLGAEAAVYEAGLGGAGDATTALPRDLTLFTPMGLDHASVIGPTLADIALDKAGALIPSGQAVTGPQPAEAAAVLRREALARGTRLFDAAELAAYDPSSRQATLLFPKRLDVPDVKLKLAGPHQAQNAALALAGFALCAEAMGIAPDSEAVRRALAETFLPGRLHLLRLPGMAPALLLDSAHNLPALTALETALKALLVSPTALIFTCLADKDFEAMASMAARLTTGPIYVPELPGVSRARPAAEVAARLGKRAMAVAGPREALEAVEKLDGTVLVCGSMYLLAALFADRPN